One Argentina anserina chromosome 6, drPotAnse1.1, whole genome shotgun sequence genomic window, TGATTGATCTTTGACGGGGCATCATCTTCATTGCCCACCATTGCCTGCCATGTAGTCAAAAATCTTCCCGGTAGTTTGCCATCAAAATTGTTGTGTGCTATGTCAAAAACTTGAAGCATTTTCCAGGTGCCAGTGGTGTTGGGACATCCAATGCTTCTATGAAATTTGTTTGATCGCAAAACAAGGACACGCAGGGTGGATATGTTCTTCAACAAGCAAGGAAATGTGTCCATTATCTGGTTGTTTCCAAGGTTCAGAAATTCTAACACTGTGCAATTGGCTAGAGATCTTGGAAACTGGCCTTTGAGATGATTTCCATTGATGTCTAGAGTTTTCAGACTACAATGGCCCGGAAATCTGTCAGGAATAGTCCCAGCGAGTTTGTTTCTCCTCAAATTCAGTACAACAAGAGCTCGGCTCATTGCAGTCAAGCACTGGGGAATGTAGCCACTCAAGGAATTATTGGACAGATCAAGAACCTGAAGATTTGCCGCATTGCATATTGATCCTGGAATGCTCCCTTCAATTCTGTTGCTTGAAAGGCTTAAGAAAACAGTGTAATCGAGAAAGTCACCAATGTCAGCCGGTATGCTAGAGGTGAAATTATTGCCTGAGTAATCCAGATAACTAGCTAATGGCCGAAATATTGGAAATTGTCCCTGAAGCTGGTTTGAATGGAGGTCAAGCACAGTCAAATTAGAAGAAAGATTGAGAAAAGGGCCTTCGAAACTTACCAAGGAATTACAAGAAAGATTCAATTGAGAAATACTATTAAGCTTCCAAATCCAGTTGGGTATCTCTCCATGAATCTGGTTCTGTGAAAGGTCCAAATAGCGTAATCTGGACTGATCTCTCAAGAAATTAGGAAATGTTCTCAACTCTCCAGATGCCAATTTTAATGTGGTAATATTAGGAAAGGAGGACCTGAAGGAATCTGTATTATTGTAACTAATCAACAAACTATTGTATGAAAGATCAAGGGTGGAAAGATTTTTGAGCTGTTGAACACTGTTAAGAGGGAAGGAACCGCCGAAATTGTTTGAAGAAAGTGAGAGAATTTTCAGCtgttgaagaagaaagatagaCCTGGGTACCGGCCCTTCCAAGTTGTTGCTACTCAAATCAAGTGTGTCAAGAGAACTAGAAGATATGTTGGCAAATTCAAGCAACTGACCGGAGAGCTGATTGTTGGAGAGAAGTAGTTGCTTCAGCGAGGGAAGATAGAATAGAGACGATGGAACACTGCCATTCAGTGTATTGTTTCCGAAGTTGAGACTGACCAGCTTTGTAAGATTTTGCCAGTGAGTAGAGTTAATCTGACCTGTTAGCTCATTGTGCGAAAGATTTATGTCGGTCAGATTCTTGGCCATACTCAACACTGGAACTGAACCATTGAGCTTGTTCTTTGACATGTCAACATAAACCAGTTCCTTAAGGCTTGCCATTGACTTTGGGATTGGTCCAGTGAATTTGCAATTGGAAAGATCTAATCTGGACAACATCTTGAGGTTCCCAATTGATTCAGGCAATGACCCTGAAAACCTCGTCCTGGCTAGAAACAGGGACTGAAGAGCTCCACCATCTGGAAACTCTGGCAACGATCCTTGTACTTCATTTCCAAATAAGTCGAGAATCTGCAGTGTAGGTACCTTCAGGATCTGCTCTGGGAATGTACCTTGTAACCCTGAATTCATGAGGCGTAATGAAGtcaaatttgtgaaatttgaGAAGAACTCTGGAACTGCAGTATACAAATTGTTTTTCTCGATACGAATTTCTGAGAGTGATTGAAGCTTCAGCAAGGATGAATCAATTGGCCCTGAAATATTACAAGAGGACAAGCTCAACACCCTCAGTTTTGGCAGTGAAGATGATATTGCTTGACCCCATTGAGCTCCCTGTGCTGATATGGTCACACCATCAAGATGAAGTTCGGTTATCTCCGAAAGGTTTCCAATAAGTAACTTCAAATCTTGATGCTCAAGTTGCAGTGCAGGAGTTCCGGGAAAGTAAAAGGTAGATAGATCAAGAAACACCAACCTTGTCAACTGAGACATCTCAATGGGAATCTGCCCCGCAAAGCCAGCATTTGAGAGATTCAAATAAGTCAAACTGGCTAGCTTGTTGAACTGGGATGGAATTTGAGTATAATTGAAGTTATTATACGCCAAATTTAGGTGCTCGATGAACTGCAGACTGAAAAGAGCACTCGAGTCATCAAGTCCGCCCAAAATCGATTCGTTGCTCAAGTCAAGATGGCTAACACAACCCTGCTTGCAGGATACACCTGCCCAAGAACAGTAATCTGAAGCATTATCCCACTTCACAAGTTTTGTGGATAATTCAGGGATGAAATTGAGGCTGTTCTTCAATTGGAGCAACAAAGATTGCTGCTGATCGCTGGAACATTGGCCAGAGACCAGTGGTACAAGGACACTGTTTGAAACATAGTAAATCAATAATAAGAAATGGCATGAGAACAAAAGGCTTGTCATTGAATCTCTTTATGTGTGAGACCAAAGCTATAAAGAACAGAATGAGCTAGGTCATTAACAAAGATTGCAATTCTGGAGAGAAAAGGCTTTCTAGTTCATTCAATTTCATAATTCTGTTCTTTCTTTATGTATGCTGCAGATTTGAATTTTCTGCTCTTTTTCCCCCACTTCCTCTTGCCAGTCAATTCCACTAAATTAAGAACGTTGATTTTTTAGCAACTAACTCGATAGCGAGATGTTATTGGAATAGTCCGCTTGTAAAATGATGGATGTCATGAACAGCTGGAAATGGAAATTGTGGAAAATCACTGGAAATTACTTGCATGAGAATTGTGCTTGGCTTTACTGTTCTAAAGTCTGAAGTCTTCCCCGTATGGCACTTTGCATCAATTAATGTGTTTTGTTACTCTCAAGTCCCAAAGACGGACAGGTTTCTTGTGGGAGGAATCTGCATATGAGATTTGAGCATGGCTGGCTTGACTTGGAACAGTTGCAAGTCTTTCTCATCCTAAATCTATTGCATAGGAAAGGCCATACAACTTGCTCTTAATATCGTCAGTCAGTTCAGTGAATATTCAACGGAAGTATAGAACAGCGACCAATGACTTGCTTTGAAAACATTAGTCGCGTTCTatataataaagaaaaaaattcacaggacccaaactattgtggcaaggttaatgtagtacccaaactctgagttgtaccaatataGTACTCAAATttgtaattcgctatcaacgaaggGTCTGAGCTCAATTTCTGTTACGGCTCCGTTATCTTGGTCACGTGTTATGCACGTGccacaataaaaattcaacagcggtacccaaactcttgtagcaatgtcaatgtagtacctaaACTCTAAGTTGTACCAACGTAGTACCCAAACTGGTTTTTCGCTATCAATGAAGGGTCTGAGGTCTATTTACGTCACAGTTTCATCTTATGGGTCAAAATAAAAAGAGTATTTATCTAAATAACTCTATGTGGGTTCTAATGCTATAAATAAGAAACTCTTACAATAAATATCTAGAATTAAGAAACAATTTACAAATTGGGCAAAACACCAACCCATTCTCATTATGCTCCGGACACCTCATCCCCACCGCCTCCTCCTTCACCACCAACACCATCTTCGAGCTCCTCCACCTCTCCTTGGAACCCCCGATCCATTGACACGTCACGATCGCAGACCTTCACTCTGAGATTCTCGACCCCCGGCCGCACCACTTACATGCCTCGAATGTCGTAAGTGGAGGGAGAGAAGGTCGTAGGTGGAGGAGGTGAGGGAAACGATGTTATGGCTCAAGGTAGAGCTGCCGAGTTGGGAGAAGTCTTCATCGTGGTTAaagagtttggaagaaacacaacctGTAGTGTTGCTTTGCCACGAAATCTTAGCTCAGAAATACAGTGTGGAAGGAGTGAGAGTAAAGGAAAATGAGAAGAAATGGAGAAAATACAAGAAGTTATGACACGTGACCCAGAAGATGGAGTTGTGATAGAAATTAGTTTCATACCCCTCATTGATAGAGAAAACCGAGTTtgagtactacattggtacaactcagagttggggtactacattgatcttgccacaagagtttggtTACCGATGTTGAAAGTTTTTTGTGGTCACGTGCGGGACACGTGACCGAGGTAACAAAGCCGTAACAGAAATTAGGCTCAGACTcttcgttgatagcgaattacaagtttgtgtactacattggtacaactcagagtttgggtactacattgacttTGCTACAATAGTTTGGATACTGATGACGAAATTTTTTCTATAATAAATTAGTACTTCCGGTGAACTTTCAAAATCAAACATAATAAATTAGTTTGTTGGATTCTATAGAGTTAATTCACACTTTAATTTCCTTCAGTTATATTACCATTTCAATATAGATTTGAGCTTAATGATGAGATCTGTAAgaattatagttttttttaaataagaaTTATAGATTTAAAGGACTACATTCTACAGTTTGATTGAAACTACAGTTAGATGCACATAGGACATCCAGAATCAATTAGGATATTCTGGACACATGAGAAGAGAGACCATGACTAGTAGCAAAAAACTAAATCCAGGAAGGCAGAAAACATCACAGGTTAGCTTCTCGATATCACGAACTATGTATTTTTGGCGCCAAATAATGTGCATTGTGAAAGCCATTGTTGATACCATTGATGACAAGAATGGAGGGACGGGAGTCACCTTCTGCAAGTACACGCTTGTAATTGACCCTATTGATAACTTGAAGGCCATTTCCAAGACCCGAGCATTCTGCAAGAAGAACAAAGATTGAGCATTCACAAATTTTGTCACATTAACTTGTGTATGtactccaaaaaaaaaatacagcgCGTGGCATCCACGTGTCAGAAGCATAGTTCTTGACATCTCGTACTTTTCTTGTCAACAAATTCGGGGCGGGTCAATATTTCGGGTAGCAAAACACCGCCAATAGGTGGGAGAAAGCGAGGAAAGCTTCGGTTTATGGACACGGACGTTGATGAACCCACAAAAGGTACGACCTTTCTCTACAACTCTTCCTCTAAACTCTTCTAGAATCATCCTCtacctctctttttttttcatataaaaCCCTAACATCCTTCCCACATTTCCCCCCCAAATTTACAGGCGAAGAACAAACCCATGCGAAGCCCATAATGGTGATCCTGATGGGCGCACCCGGCAGCGGCAAGTCCGCATTCTGCGAACGAGTCATGGGCTCCTCCGTTCGTCCCTGGGTCCGCGTCTGCCAGGTACTTTTTTCATTGCTCAACATCGCACACCACGTGTTCGACGAAATGCCTCACTCAGTTTTTAGCCTATAAATTTTGAGGAGATATAATAGTAATGTAGTATGCTTGAGTAGACAACGCTGTATTGTAACTTGGGCTATTTTGGGTTTGTTGTGTTTGTTAGGATACTATTAAAAATGGGAAGGCCGGGACTAAAGCGCAGTGTATAGAGAGTGCGAGGAGCGCGTTGAGGGAAGGAAAGAGTGTGTTTATAGATAGGTGCAATCTAGAGAAGGAGCAAAGAGATGAGTTTGTGAAGCTGGGGGGTGGTCAAGTCGATGTTCATGCAGTGGTGCTTGATCTTCCTGCTAAGATTTGTATATCACGGTCGGTGAAGCGAACTGGACATGAGGGGAACTTGCAAGGAGGGAAGGCTGCGGCGGTTGTGAATAGAATGTTGCAGAAGAAAGAGCTGCCGAAGCTGAGTGAAGGGTATGGTAGGATCACTTTTTGCCAGAATGAGAGTGATGTTGAAGCTGCAATTGGTACGTATAGTGGACTCGGTCCGTTGGATATGCTTCCACATGGGAGTTTTGGACAGAAGAACCCGGGTGGGAAAGTTCAACTTGGTATAATGAAGTtcttaaagaaaaaagaggcTCCTGCTAATACTGAATCGACTTCAAAGAAGGTTCAGGATTCTgatgcctctatatataccgCGGGACAGGATACCAGTTTGAAGGGAACTGGCTTGTTTACTGAAAGAGCTAATATGGAGTCCAATAAAGATGAACAGCCTGTTGTAGGGTCTGCTGTTATTGATGTCTCTCTTCATGATGCTCCCACCCTAGCATTTCCATCTATTTCCACAGCAGGTTTTCAGTTTGACCTTGAGAAGGCATCTGACATTATTGTAGAGAAAGTTGAGGAATTTGTTTATAAACTTGGAAATGCTAGACTTGTTTTAGTAGACGTGAGTCATAAATCGAAGATATTGTCCTTGGTGAGGGCTAAAGCTTCACAAAAGAACATCGACCCCAACAGATTCTACACATTTGTAGGAGACATCACTAAGCTTCATTCAGAAGGAGGTCTTTGCTGCAATGTGATAGCTAACGCTGCTAATTGGtaagtttttaaatttcatgtcaATGCATTTATTTCATTCTGCAGCTAAAtagaaaatattattttgataAAACTGGAGGTTATCCTTTccatgatatatatgtaaatatagAGTTCTGCACTTCTGCTGACTAAAACATTGCATCCATTCCCACTAAGTTGAGTCATTTACAATATAATGGTCGATATAGTTTCTTCAACTTTATTATCTATATGAATGAATATTGTGATTATaaatttcttatataaataGTTGATTAAGTACAAAATCATGCTTTGCAGGCGACTTAAATCAGGAGGTGGTGGTGTCAATGCAGCAATCTTCAATGCTGGAGGTCCAGCCTTAGAGCTTGCAACCAAAGAAAAAGCCAAATCTTTATACCCGGGGAATGCTGTTGTTGTTCCTCTCCCTTCAACTTCTCCCCTGTGTTGTAGGGAAGGAGTAACACATGTGATACATGTTGTTGGACCCAATATGAACCCACAGAAACCAAATTATCTTGCCAATGATTATAGTAAAGGCTGCAAGATTCTGCGGGACACTTATACAGCACTATTTGAAGGTTTTGCATCCATCGTAAGGACCCAAAAGAAGATATCTAAGGGTAGCATTGAAAACCTTGAGTTGAAGCTGTCAGAGTTAGAAGATCACTCAGAGAATGGGCCTACAAATCACTCTACAATTAGCTATCAAAAGATCAAGAGAGAGGATCTCCATGAATCTGACAGGAACAAACGGAGTAAAGGATATCAAGATGAAGCTGAAAATGTCTCTGATTCTTATACTGGTAAATCAAATCTCAAGTCTGATGGAGGCAAGAAGAAGTCCCGGGGATCATGGGCTCAGGCTCTCTACAACATTGCCATGCATCCAGATAAGCAGAAGGATGTAGTCCTAGAGATATCAGATGATGTTATTGTACTGAATGATCTTTATCCAAAGGTAAGTCACACCTAATATAGTTATAATCCACTTCTATGTTTTTGCTGGTTAACAAAGTTTTGGAATTTTCGCAGGCGCAAAAGCATCTTCTAGTGGTAGCGCGACATCCTGGTCTTGATCGCTTGGCAGATGTATGCAAAGAACACATTCAGTTGCTAAGAACAATGCATGTGGTTGGTTTGAAGTGGGCTGAAAGTTTCTTGCATGATGATTCAGCATTGGTCTTTCGTCTTGGATATCACTCGGTACTTATGCTACTTTTGCTTGGTGCCTTTGTCAGATATGTTTTTTGTACCCTTTCCTCTTGAAACTGTTTTCTGGACCTGATTGCTAAAGAATTAGGAGGGTTAGTAAAGtaaaacttatttttttttatatctaaTTACGTTTACATGAAATATATGTCATTAGAGATGTGTCTTCTCCTCTTCATTTCTCTTGAGGATGGTATATGTCCCTGATCATGACTTTTGGGGCTTAGAAGAAAGACTTTTTAATAAGCGTATGTGATGCCTTCTCTTTCAGGAACCATCAATGCGACAGCTTCATCTACATGTTATCAGCCAGGATTTTAATTCAACGCATTTGAAGAACAAGAAACATTGG contains:
- the LOC126801023 gene encoding receptor-like protein 7, with translation MTSLLFSCHFLLLIYYVSNSVLVPLVSGQCSSDQQQSLLLQLKNSLNFIPELSTKLVKWDNASDYCSWAGVSCKQGCVSHLDLSNESILGGLDDSSALFSLQFIEHLNLAYNNFNYTQIPSQFNKLASLTYLNLSNAGFAGQIPIEMSQLTRLVFLDLSTFYFPGTPALQLEHQDLKLLIGNLSEITELHLDGVTISAQGAQWGQAISSSLPKLRVLSLSSCNISGPIDSSLLKLQSLSEIRIEKNNLYTAVPEFFSNFTNLTSLRLMNSGLQGTFPEQILKVPTLQILDLFGNEVQGSLPEFPDGGALQSLFLARTRFSGSLPESIGNLKMLSRLDLSNCKFTGPIPKSMASLKELVYVDMSKNKLNGSVPVLSMAKNLTDINLSHNELTGQINSTHWQNLTKLVSLNFGNNTLNGSVPSSLFYLPSLKQLLLSNNQLSGQLLEFANISSSSLDTLDLSSNNLEGPVPRSIFLLQQLKILSLSSNNFGGSFPLNSVQQLKNLSTLDLSYNSLLISYNNTDSFRSSFPNITTLKLASGELRTFPNFLRDQSRLRYLDLSQNQIHGEIPNWIWKLNSISQLNLSCNSLVSFEGPFLNLSSNLTVLDLHSNQLQGQFPIFRPLASYLDYSGNNFTSSIPADIGDFLDYTVFLSLSSNRIEGSIPGSICNAANLQVLDLSNNSLSGYIPQCLTAMSRALVVLNLRRNKLAGTIPDRFPGHCSLKTLDINGNHLKGQFPRSLANCTVLEFLNLGNNQIMDTFPCLLKNISTLRVLVLRSNKFHRSIGCPNTTGTWKMLQVFDIAHNNFDGKLPGRFLTTWQAMVGNEDDAPSKINHLQFRILLFSDLGYQDSITVTNKGLEMELVKILTVFTSIDISCNNFNGLIPAQVGQLKALYGLNLSNNALTGPIPPSLGNLAQLESLDLSNNSLSGTIPPELTVLTFLSFLNLSDNQLSGRIPSGTQFQTFSAESYEDNKELCGVPLLVKCSNTSNSADTTSDVENKKRGINWELISVEIGFTCGFGISIASLLFCKRWRIWYYRAMHGILLRTFPQLEERFGNHRRHVHVNPSWRGLKRL
- the LOC126801024 gene encoding transcription factor bHLH140 encodes the protein MDTDVDEPTKGEEQTHAKPIMVILMGAPGSGKSAFCERVMGSSVRPWVRVCQDTIKNGKAGTKAQCIESARSALREGKSVFIDRCNLEKEQRDEFVKLGGGQVDVHAVVLDLPAKICISRSVKRTGHEGNLQGGKAAAVVNRMLQKKELPKLSEGYGRITFCQNESDVEAAIGTYSGLGPLDMLPHGSFGQKNPGGKVQLGIMKFLKKKEAPANTESTSKKVQDSDASIYTAGQDTSLKGTGLFTERANMESNKDEQPVVGSAVIDVSLHDAPTLAFPSISTAGFQFDLEKASDIIVEKVEEFVYKLGNARLVLVDVSHKSKILSLVRAKASQKNIDPNRFYTFVGDITKLHSEGGLCCNVIANAANWRLKSGGGGVNAAIFNAGGPALELATKEKAKSLYPGNAVVVPLPSTSPLCCREGVTHVIHVVGPNMNPQKPNYLANDYSKGCKILRDTYTALFEGFASIVRTQKKISKGSIENLELKLSELEDHSENGPTNHSTISYQKIKREDLHESDRNKRSKGYQDEAENVSDSYTGKSNLKSDGGKKKSRGSWAQALYNIAMHPDKQKDVVLEISDDVIVLNDLYPKAQKHLLVVARHPGLDRLADVCKEHIQLLRTMHVVGLKWAESFLHDDSALVFRLGYHSEPSMRQLHLHVISQDFNSTHLKNKKHWNSFNTAFFRDSIDVLEEVSSDGKAILNDDDSLMSMELRCNRCRSAHPTIPKLKLHIARCQASFPSILLQNGRLITVPSNSSAAP